The Physeter macrocephalus isolate SW-GA unplaced genomic scaffold, ASM283717v5 random_2003, whole genome shotgun sequence genome has a segment encoding these proteins:
- the LOC112062708 gene encoding glycine cleavage system H protein, mitochondrial-like encodes MALRVARSVRAVVRSLRAISVPNAPCSPQPWRLRAGAVRAPHTGPALLSGRKFTDKHEWVTTENGVGTVGICNLAQEALGDVYCSLPEVGTKLNKPEEFGALESVKAASQLYSPLSGEVTEINEALAENPGLVNTSCYEDGWLIKMTLSNPSELDELMSEEAYEKYIKSIEE; translated from the coding sequence ATGGCGCTGCGAGTGGCGCGGAGCGTGCGGGCCGTGGTCCGCAGCCTGCGCGCCATCTCTGTGCCCAACgcgccctgctcgccgcagcccTGGAGACTGCGGGCGGGCGCTGTCCGGGCGCCGCACACCGGCCCCGCTCTGCTGTCGGGTCGTAAATTCACAGACAAACATGAATGGGTAACAACAGAAAACGGTGTTGGAACAGTGGGAATCTGCAATCTTGCACAGGAAGCTTTGGGAGATGTTTACTGTAGTTTGCCTGAAGTTGGGACAAAATTGAACAAACCAGAGGAATTTGGTGCTTTGGAAAGTGTGAAAGCTGCTAGTCAACTCTATTCTCCTCTATCAGGAGAAGTAACTGAAATTAATGAAGCTCTAGCAGAAAATCCAGGACTTGTCAACACATCTTGTTATGAAGATGGTTGGCTGATCAAGATGACACTCAGTAACCCTTCAGAACTAGATGAACTAATGAGTGAAGAAGCatatgagaaatacataaaatctatTGAGGAGTGA